From one Bacteroidota bacterium genomic stretch:
- a CDS encoding TIGR00366 family protein encodes MKIKINILGGIEKAGNALPHPAALFGIFGLMTLVISLIGYYLQWEGINPSNGETIRIINLLSRDGLHKILLGMVKSYTGFAPLGIVMVAMLGIGIAESSGLIKSSINLLLIKAPKNSVTFLIVFTGILSNMASDLGYILIIPIAGVIFHSLGRHPIAGMAAAFAGVSGGFSANLFIGTIDPLLAGLSTEAARIVDPDYYVMTTANYYFMVASTFIIAFAGTWVTKAIVEPRLGKYTGGVEKEEITKLNKREKKGLKWAGIVLLLFIAIIAFGLIPSNGILRADDNTILHSPVLKGFIAVLFIVAGTCGIVYGYISGTFKKHEDVINGMNDSFKGLIAFLVLVFFASQFVAWFKWSNLGIMVAVKGATLLQSADFGLIPLVIMFIIISGTINMFMGSASAKWAIMGPIFIPMFMLLGYSPELSQAVYRIGDSVTNLISPMMSFFALIIVYFEKYDSKSGIGSLIATMMPYSIAFFIVWTILMIIWIMFGFPLGPEAGLYYVK; translated from the coding sequence ATGAAGATAAAAATCAATATACTTGGAGGAATTGAGAAAGCAGGAAATGCTCTGCCTCATCCTGCCGCTTTGTTCGGAATTTTTGGACTAATGACCTTAGTAATATCATTGATAGGTTACTATCTGCAATGGGAAGGGATTAATCCAAGCAATGGAGAAACCATTAGAATAATAAATCTTCTTTCGAGAGATGGCCTTCATAAAATACTTCTTGGAATGGTTAAGAGTTACACTGGTTTTGCTCCATTAGGCATTGTTATGGTTGCAATGCTGGGGATAGGAATTGCCGAAAGTAGCGGACTTATAAAGTCTTCTATTAATCTTTTACTTATTAAGGCTCCAAAAAACTCTGTTACTTTTTTGATCGTTTTCACCGGAATACTATCAAATATGGCATCAGATCTCGGATATATCCTAATTATTCCGATAGCTGGAGTTATTTTTCACTCATTAGGGAGACATCCTATTGCCGGTATGGCTGCTGCTTTTGCAGGTGTAAGTGGCGGATTTAGTGCAAATTTATTTATTGGAACCATAGATCCACTTCTTGCCGGTTTATCTACAGAAGCTGCACGTATTGTTGATCCGGACTATTACGTGATGACAACTGCCAATTATTACTTTATGGTGGCATCAACATTTATTATTGCATTTGCAGGAACCTGGGTAACTAAAGCTATTGTTGAACCCCGGCTTGGAAAATATACCGGTGGAGTAGAAAAAGAAGAAATTACAAAACTTAATAAAAGAGAAAAAAAAGGATTGAAATGGGCAGGAATAGTTCTTTTGTTATTCATAGCAATAATCGCATTTGGTCTAATTCCTTCTAATGGAATTTTACGTGCCGATGACAATACAATTTTACATTCTCCGGTACTAAAAGGATTTATTGCTGTTTTGTTCATTGTTGCAGGAACTTGCGGAATTGTTTACGGATATATTAGTGGCACCTTCAAAAAACATGAGGATGTTATAAATGGCATGAACGATAGCTTTAAAGGATTGATTGCATTTTTGGTTTTGGTGTTTTTTGCATCGCAATTCGTTGCATGGTTCAAGTGGAGCAATCTCGGGATTATGGTTGCTGTAAAGGGAGCGACCTTGCTCCAAAGTGCAGATTTTGGACTTATTCCTTTAGTCATAATGTTTATAATTATCTCCGGCACAATCAATATGTTTATGGGAAGTGCATCTGCAAAGTGGGCTATTATGGGACCTATATTTATTCCTATGTTTATGCTATTAGGATATTCACCTGAATTGTCGCAAGCAGTCTATCGAATAGGAGATAGTGTTACTAACCTAATTTCTCCAATGATGAGCTTTTTTGCCCTGATAATTGTTTATTTTGAA
- a CDS encoding DUF2569 family protein has translation MNFPKYIQLLFLLSLTFFLQAQENNIKYVSPPAWIKTIDFSPEFKTDLDEINNGVLYLLVDEQFNFLEHESYYHFLKKFISNTGIHDHSEYSINYSPIYQEVIFHHLKIYRNDKVIDIRDKVEIKEVDDGNSSSTNIYLGDKAIVLIFKDLRTEDILDISYSINGRNPIYGDIVFKSFLFQFSDPVEKIYKACVVPSDLPLFTKEFNKAPAPIISIYGNAKRYEWEISKIEGIHWPDYVPVWYLPYKYVELSQFSNWNELAQWGLKLYPKLTDPNLLIKVKVAEVQEANSDKQTQALLLIKFVQEEIRYVGLEEGIHAITPHSPNEVISNRYGDCKDKTYLLQALMAQIGIDSKIAWVSTNNKHALENYLPSPSLFDHVILYFNLIGKDYYIDATQNNQADNLDRISFPDVKKALVLDNETYQLDIIPTNEEGKLNVKESIIVESATEPVFFDIKSVYSGRQADVMRDNYSYQGISAFKSNLINFYSSYYPDIVWEQDPTITDDKKLNQITLHEKYKISGFWQEYDDGVEKQNYSTELYAMTIRSYLISPDDKVREMPVSLNYPVEVHQHTQFVFPKKVTFDKIGEEFNSKSLSFSYTKSTIEDNIVDFHYHLKTLNDFVPLDEISNYNKQLDKILIATYDVFIYGYEDSYDITETTGLHPIGLSLFIMSVLIFVFLSKRIYKIDISSLASSAKPLAIGGWLVFPGIALVVSLGSLCYNLIRHDFFNKTVWDMFMNPKSEYFSNQIHIYIIGETVYNAMFVVMIVLLIVLYLKKRTSFPRLYIIFLVVNIIGQVLDNHFYSLFFEFEPEETNEITRNIIQAVIGASIWIPYMLVSKRVKATFIKSINDQNTENVFEEQSNNDRSDILEKIRQGNTDCQEIDPSR, from the coding sequence ATGAATTTTCCTAAATACATTCAATTGCTTTTTCTTTTGTCGTTAACTTTTTTCTTACAGGCACAAGAAAACAATATCAAGTATGTTAGCCCTCCAGCATGGATAAAAACCATCGATTTCTCCCCTGAATTTAAAACTGATTTAGACGAAATTAACAACGGCGTTTTATACCTTTTGGTTGACGAACAATTCAATTTTTTGGAACACGAGAGTTATTATCATTTTCTGAAAAAATTCATCTCCAATACTGGCATTCACGATCACTCCGAATATTCCATCAACTATTCACCAATTTATCAAGAAGTTATATTTCATCACCTGAAAATCTATCGAAACGACAAGGTAATTGACATACGGGACAAAGTCGAAATTAAGGAAGTTGATGATGGCAATTCTTCATCAACAAATATTTACCTTGGCGACAAGGCCATTGTTTTAATTTTCAAAGACCTTCGCACAGAAGATATACTTGATATTTCCTATTCAATAAATGGGAGGAATCCTATTTATGGGGATATAGTTTTCAAATCCTTTTTATTCCAATTTTCCGACCCAGTTGAGAAAATATACAAAGCATGTGTTGTACCAAGTGACTTACCTTTATTTACCAAGGAGTTTAACAAGGCACCTGCACCAATTATATCAATTTATGGTAATGCGAAACGATATGAATGGGAAATTTCTAAAATCGAAGGCATACATTGGCCCGATTATGTTCCGGTTTGGTATCTACCTTATAAATATGTTGAGTTAAGCCAATTTTCGAATTGGAACGAGTTAGCGCAGTGGGGACTCAAACTATACCCTAAACTAACAGATCCAAACCTGTTAATCAAAGTGAAAGTGGCAGAAGTACAAGAAGCGAATAGCGATAAACAAACACAAGCTTTGCTGCTTATTAAATTTGTTCAGGAAGAAATTCGCTATGTTGGTTTGGAAGAAGGTATCCATGCTATCACTCCTCATTCCCCTAATGAAGTAATATCCAACCGATATGGAGATTGTAAAGACAAAACCTACCTCTTACAAGCTCTCATGGCTCAAATAGGTATCGATTCAAAAATTGCCTGGGTTTCGACAAACAATAAACATGCCCTTGAAAATTACCTGCCTTCACCATCATTGTTCGACCATGTTATTCTTTATTTTAATCTTATAGGCAAAGACTATTATATTGATGCTACTCAAAATAATCAAGCTGACAATCTGGATAGAATCAGTTTTCCAGATGTGAAAAAAGCGCTAGTTTTGGACAATGAGACCTATCAACTGGACATAATACCTACAAATGAAGAAGGGAAACTAAATGTTAAAGAAAGCATTATTGTTGAGAGTGCTACTGAGCCGGTTTTTTTTGACATAAAGAGTGTTTACTCCGGAAGGCAGGCCGATGTAATGAGAGATAATTATTCTTATCAGGGAATAAGCGCCTTTAAAAGCAACCTTATCAATTTTTATTCAAGCTATTATCCTGATATCGTTTGGGAGCAGGATCCTACAATAACAGATGATAAAAAACTCAACCAAATAACCCTTCACGAAAAATATAAGATAAGCGGATTTTGGCAGGAGTATGACGATGGCGTAGAAAAGCAAAATTACTCAACCGAATTGTATGCTATGACAATAAGGTCTTACCTTATTTCACCCGATGATAAAGTCAGGGAGATGCCAGTAAGTTTAAATTATCCTGTAGAAGTCCATCAACACACCCAATTTGTTTTCCCAAAAAAAGTTACCTTCGATAAAATTGGGGAGGAGTTTAATAGCAAGTCCTTATCCTTCTCTTATACAAAAAGTACAATTGAAGATAATATAGTAGACTTTCATTATCATTTAAAAACACTTAATGATTTTGTGCCATTAGACGAAATTTCGAACTACAATAAACAATTGGATAAAATTCTAATTGCAACTTACGACGTATTCATCTATGGTTATGAGGATTCATATGATATTACTGAAACGACTGGTCTTCATCCAATAGGTCTGTCACTGTTTATTATGTCAGTTTTAATATTTGTATTTCTTTCAAAACGGATTTATAAGATTGATATTTCCTCTCTTGCCTCCAGTGCTAAACCGCTGGCAATTGGCGGATGGCTTGTCTTTCCCGGCATAGCACTAGTAGTTTCATTGGGATCTTTATGTTATAATTTAATTAGGCATGATTTTTTTAACAAAACTGTTTGGGATATGTTTATGAATCCGAAGAGCGAATATTTTTCAAACCAGATTCACATATACATAATTGGAGAAACAGTTTATAATGCAATGTTTGTTGTGATGATTGTTCTACTTATAGTACTGTATCTTAAAAAAAGAACCTCATTTCCGCGATTGTATATTATTTTTCTTGTGGTAAATATAATAGGACAAGTACTCGATAATCATTTCTACAGCCTCTTTTTCGAATTTGAACCGGAAGAAACAAATGAGATTACAAGAAATATTATACAGGCTGTAATTGGTGCCAGCATTTGGATACCTTACATGTTAGTCTCGAAAAGAGTCAAAGCAACATTTATTAAATCAATTAATGACCAAAACACTGAAAATGTATTTGAAGAACAATCAAATAATGATAGATCAGACATACTTGAAAAAATACGGCAGGGAAATACAGATTGTCAGGAAATTGATCCAAGCAGATAA
- a CDS encoding VOC family protein, with translation MTTVNTYLTFNGNCEEAFNFYKAAFGGDFAFIGKFKDMPQTDPNCKLEESELNKIMHIALPVGNTMLMGSDAGGEWAEGVKVGTNFSVSINTDSKDEADRLFNALSAGGKVLMPMNKTFWDSYFGMFSDKFNIQWMVSFDANPK, from the coding sequence ATGACAACAGTAAATACTTATTTGACATTTAATGGAAATTGCGAAGAAGCATTTAATTTCTATAAAGCTGCATTTGGAGGCGATTTTGCATTTATCGGCAAATTTAAAGATATGCCTCAAACCGACCCAAATTGCAAACTTGAAGAATCTGAATTAAACAAAATAATGCATATTGCTTTACCTGTTGGGAACACAATGCTCATGGGAAGCGATGCCGGTGGAGAATGGGCAGAAGGAGTAAAAGTAGGGACTAACTTTTCTGTTTCAATAAACACCGATTCTAAAGATGAAGCCGATAGGCTTTTCAATGCACTTTCTGCTGGGGGAAAAGTATTAATGCCTATGAATAAAACTTTTTGGGATTCTTATTTCGGAATGTTTTCAGACAAATTTAACATACAATGGATGGTTAGTTTTGATGCCAATCCTAAATAA